From the genome of Cytophagales bacterium WSM2-2:
GGCAAAAATGATAACACCAATAACTATAGCGCCTATTTGCGTGCGGTTCTTCAAATTAAACGATTAGTTCTTAAAATTACCTTATTCCCAGGTGGGTTACAAAGATCCTTAGCTTCCCTGAAGTCTTCTCCTTCGCCGGGTACTTAGTAAGATGATCGTTCAAGTATTTACGTGATACTTTCGTGATATTGGATACGTATCTTTGTGACAAAGTGAGGCATGAAGAACGTTTTAGTCGTTGAAGATGACCAGGATATATCCAAACTGATCACCATTCATTTAACGGATTTGGGCTGTCGGGTAGAGGTTGCCGGAAGAGGTGACCTGGGTTATCAACGTGCGCGTGAAAGTGCTTTCGATTTAATTGTTCTTGATGTTATGCTGCCACACATGGATGGGCTACAAGTGTGCATGAAACTCAGAGCGGCAGATATTACCAGTCCCATTCTTATGCTAACTGCCAAATCAGAAGAGATTGATAAAGTGCTGGGATTGGAAACAGGCGCTGATGACTACCTTACCAAGCCTTTTAGTGTGCGGGAATTTATTGCTCGCGTTAAGGCTATTTTTAGACGTACCCATCTTAATAATTCGCAGTCTGAGCTTCAAAAGCCTACCCTGAAGTTTGATGAACTGATCATCAATCAAGAGAAACGAAAAATTTCGGTCAGCGGAAATCGCGTAGAACTCACGCCCAAAGAGTACGATTTGTTACAATTGCTTGCATCGAGTCCCGGGAAAAGTTACAGCCGGGAAGATTTACTAAGCCTGGTCTGGGGTTATGAATTTAACGGCTATGAACACACCGTCAATTCGCACATCAACAGACTTCGATCGAAAATTGAACCTGATTTTTCGAAGCCCAAATACATCCTTACCACATGGGGAATAGGTTATCGCTTTAATGATGAGATCACTCATGAAAAGATCAACGATCTCTAGCCGCGACTATCTCACTTTTTTTGCCACAGCGAAGGGTAGCCTGTTTTGGAGAATATCCGGTCTCTTCCTGCTCATCTTTATCCTGCTCGGGATTTCATTTGATTTCATTACCATAACGCTGGCCAAACGGTATTCCGATGAGACAATGCAAAAGTTGAATGCCAATGTCGCTTCGCACATGCTGCAACATGTGAAACCATTTGTGAATGGGAGCTTAGATGAAAAGTCGTTGGAAACGATCATGCGCTCCATGATGGCAGTTAACCCTAGCCTGGAAGTCTATATCATTAGTCCGGAC
Proteins encoded in this window:
- the drrA gene encoding DNA-binding response regulator encodes the protein MKNVLVVEDDQDISKLITIHLTDLGCRVEVAGRGDLGYQRARESAFDLIVLDVMLPHMDGLQVCMKLRAADITSPILMLTAKSEEIDKVLGLETGADDYLTKPFSVREFIARVKAIFRRTHLNNSQSELQKPTLKFDELIINQEKRKISVSGNRVELTPKEYDLLQLLASSPGKSYSREDLLSLVWGYEFNGYEHTVNSHINRLRSKIEPDFSKPKYILTTWGIGYRFNDEITHEKINDL